ACCCGGACGCGACGCTCGCCGAGGCCGACGCGATCTGCGCCAAGTTCCGCATCAGCGGCGTCCCGGTGACCGACCCGGCCGGCAAGCTGCTCGGCATCGTCACCAACCGCGACATGGCCTTCGAGTCGGACCGCAGCCGCCAGGTCCGCGAGGTCATGACCCCGATGCCGCTGGTCACCGGCAAGGTCGGCATCTCCGGCGTGGACGCCATGGAGCTGCTGCGCCGCCACAAGATCGAGAAGCTGCCGCTGGTCGACGAGGCGGGCATCCTCAAGGGCCTCATCACGGTCAAGGACTTCGTCAAGGCCGAGAAGTACCCGAACGCCGCCAAGGACAAGGAAGGCCGGCTGCTCGTCGGCGCCGCCGTCGGTGTCGCCGGTGACGCGTACGAGCGCGCCCAGGCCCTGATCGAGGCCGGCGTCGACTTCATCGTCGTCGACACCGCGCACGGCCACTCCCGCCTGGTCGGCGACATGGTCGCCAAGATCAAGTCGAACGCCTCGGTCGACGTCATCGGCGGAAACGTCGCCACCCGCGATGGCGCCCAGGCGCTGATCGACGCCGGTGTCGACGGCATCAAGGTCGGTGTCGGCCCGGGCTCCATCTGCACCACCCGCGTGGTCGCCGGCATCGGCGTCCCGCAGGTCACCGCGATCTACGAGGCCTCCCTCGCCGCGAAGGCGGCCGGCGTCCCGGTCATCGGCGACGGCGGTCTGCAGTACTCCGGCGACATCGCGAAGGCCCTCGTCGCGGGCGCCGACACGGTGATGCTCGGCTCGCTGCTCGCGGGCTGCGAGGAGTCCCCGGGCGAGCTGCTCTTCATCAACGGCAAGCAGTTCAAGTCGTACCGCGGCATGGGCTCGCTCGGCGCCATGCAGTCCCGCGGCGAGCAGCGCTCCTTCTCCAAGGACCGCTACTTCCAGGAGGGCGTCGCCTCCGACGAGAAGCTCGTCCCCGAGGGCATCGAGGGCCAGGTGCCCTACCGCGGCCCGCTCTCGGCCGTCGTCCACCAGCTGGTGGGCGGTCTGCGCCAGTCGATGTTCTACGTCGGCGGGCGCACGGTGCCGGAGCTCCAGGCGAACGGCCGCTTCGTCCGGA
This is a stretch of genomic DNA from Streptomyces sp. R44. It encodes these proteins:
- the guaB gene encoding IMP dehydrogenase yields the protein MTANVDGVPEKFATLGLTYDDVLLLPGASDMAPDQIDTASYISKNVRVNIPLLSAAMDKVTESRMAIAMARQGGVGVLHRNLSIADQANQVDLVKRSESGMVSDPITVHPDATLAEADAICAKFRISGVPVTDPAGKLLGIVTNRDMAFESDRSRQVREVMTPMPLVTGKVGISGVDAMELLRRHKIEKLPLVDEAGILKGLITVKDFVKAEKYPNAAKDKEGRLLVGAAVGVAGDAYERAQALIEAGVDFIVVDTAHGHSRLVGDMVAKIKSNASVDVIGGNVATRDGAQALIDAGVDGIKVGVGPGSICTTRVVAGIGVPQVTAIYEASLAAKAAGVPVIGDGGLQYSGDIAKALVAGADTVMLGSLLAGCEESPGELLFINGKQFKSYRGMGSLGAMQSRGEQRSFSKDRYFQEGVASDEKLVPEGIEGQVPYRGPLSAVVHQLVGGLRQSMFYVGGRTVPELQANGRFVRITSAGLKESHPHDIQMTVEAPNYSRK